In Colwellia sp. PAMC 20917, a single genomic region encodes these proteins:
- the mgtE gene encoding magnesium transporter, translating into MPEISEQQQNHQRLQQVNEALGSGMFVHVRKLLQNMPAYDIALILESSHSKSRAVLWQLIDADNHGEVLEELNEEVRKGILKTIRPEKLAAVAEGMDVDDLAEVLRTLPDSVYQEVLSAMDSQDRGRVEAALSFEEDTAGGIMNTDTITIRPDVTVDVVLRYLRLRGDLPEATDSFYVVDGKNHFIGAVSLAAIITAKPEIIVSTLIDKDIEAIQVHLSDSDVAQLFEKFDWFSAPVIDDEGRLLGRITIDDVIDIIREDAEHSMMSMAGLDGEADTFAPVLKSTQQRSIWLGVNLITALLAVAVSSMFEGVLSQLAILAILNSLVPSMGGVAGNQTLTLVVRAIALGHVGDSNARILIQKELAVGFLNGVIWAVLIAGVVAIWQQNLMLGGVIAFAMLMNLTAAGIAGVAIPLFLKRMNIDPALAGSVILTTITDVVGIFAFLGTATLFLT; encoded by the coding sequence ATGCCAGCTTATGATATTGCTTTAATATTAGAGTCATCTCACTCGAAAAGTCGTGCCGTTTTATGGCAACTTATCGACGCTGATAATCACGGTGAAGTACTTGAAGAACTCAATGAGGAAGTTCGAAAAGGTATTTTAAAAACTATCCGCCCTGAAAAATTAGCCGCCGTTGCTGAAGGTATGGATGTTGATGATTTAGCTGAAGTTTTACGTACTCTACCCGATAGTGTTTATCAAGAAGTATTAAGTGCTATGGACTCGCAAGACCGAGGTCGAGTCGAAGCAGCGTTATCATTTGAAGAAGATACCGCTGGCGGTATCATGAACACCGATACCATAACAATTCGTCCTGATGTAACGGTTGATGTGGTATTGCGCTATTTACGCTTACGGGGTGATTTACCTGAAGCGACCGATTCTTTTTATGTGGTCGATGGTAAAAATCACTTTATTGGCGCCGTTTCTCTAGCGGCGATCATTACCGCTAAACCTGAAATTATCGTCTCAACACTCATTGATAAAGATATTGAAGCAATTCAAGTGCATTTGTCTGATAGTGACGTAGCACAACTCTTTGAAAAATTTGATTGGTTCTCTGCACCAGTGATTGATGATGAAGGCCGTTTACTTGGTCGTATCACGATAGACGATGTTATCGATATTATTCGTGAGGATGCCGAACATTCTATGATGAGTATGGCGGGTTTAGATGGCGAAGCTGATACCTTTGCTCCGGTTTTAAAAAGCACACAACAACGCTCTATTTGGCTTGGCGTTAATCTCATTACCGCACTACTCGCTGTTGCTGTATCGAGTATGTTCGAAGGTGTTTTAAGCCAACTGGCTATTTTAGCTATTTTAAATTCTTTAGTGCCTAGTATGGGTGGTGTTGCCGGTAACCAAACCTTAACACTGGTTGTTCGCGCCATTGCGCTAGGCCATGTTGGCGACTCAAATGCGAGAATACTTATTCAGAAAGAACTTGCTGTTGGTTTTCTTAATGGCGTTATCTGGGCGGTATTAATTGCTGGTGTTGTGGCTATTTGGCAACAAAATTTAATGCTTGGTGGCGTTATAGCCTTTGCAATGTTAATGAATTTAACCGCTGCTGGTATCGCTGGTGTCGCTATCCCGCTGTTTTTGAAACGGATGAATATTGACCCTGCTCTCGCTGGTAGTGTGATATTAACAACGATTACCGATGTGGTTGGAATATTCGCTTTCTTAGGAACTGCAACTTTATTCCTAACCTAA